A single genomic interval of Adhaeribacter pallidiroseus harbors:
- a CDS encoding sensor histidine kinase: METNILARDGTARLIGIPLISFTIAAIMHINELLTGDPGFLQHWFMAFFTTLTIWEGCRQAFFFFRRQYPGFHQTRIRLITQGIFILIYTFLVAALSNQVCHFLWSGNEPRHTLLNDFLISLIPTAIVTMVYESVYFFDEWKKNVQKTESLARENVQSQLETLKNQLDPHFLFNSLNTLAALIDVENEAAGEYLEKLSDVYRYVLTSRDKNTVTLAEEMNFLDDYVYLNKVRFRDNLQITKAISPEAYHQLVAPLSLQMLVENAIKHNIVSKEKPLHIRIVQEEGQYLSVVNNLEAKVIFETSTKVGLQNIANRYKLLSEEHIEIKKEASFFKVRLPLLQPSFA; encoded by the coding sequence ATGGAAACGAATATACTCGCCCGGGATGGTACGGCCCGGCTGATCGGCATCCCGCTCATTAGCTTTACCATTGCGGCGATCATGCATATTAATGAACTACTAACCGGCGACCCGGGTTTTCTGCAACATTGGTTCATGGCTTTTTTTACTACTTTAACCATTTGGGAAGGCTGCCGGCAAGCATTCTTCTTTTTTCGCCGGCAATATCCGGGTTTTCATCAAACCCGGATACGGCTGATCACCCAGGGCATTTTCATATTAATTTACACCTTTCTGGTAGCCGCCCTCAGCAACCAGGTTTGCCACTTTTTGTGGTCCGGTAACGAACCCCGGCATACGCTCCTGAATGATTTTTTAATTTCGTTAATACCCACGGCCATTGTTACCATGGTGTACGAAAGCGTTTACTTTTTTGACGAATGGAAAAAGAACGTGCAGAAAACCGAATCGCTGGCGCGCGAAAACGTGCAATCGCAACTGGAAACTTTAAAAAACCAGCTCGATCCGCACTTTTTATTCAACAGTTTAAATACCTTGGCGGCCTTAATTGACGTGGAAAATGAAGCGGCGGGCGAGTACCTGGAAAAACTGTCGGATGTGTACCGTTATGTATTAACCAGCCGCGATAAAAATACGGTAACCCTGGCAGAAGAAATGAATTTCTTGGATGATTACGTGTATTTAAACAAGGTCCGTTTCCGGGATAACTTACAAATAACCAAGGCTATTTCGCCGGAAGCGTACCACCAGTTAGTAGCGCCCCTGAGTTTGCAGATGCTCGTGGAAAATGCCATTAAACACAACATAGTTTCGAAAGAAAAGCCGCTCCACATCCGGATTGTGCAGGAAGAGGGCCAGTATTTATCGGTAGTGAATAATCTGGAAGCGAAAGTAATTTTTGAAACCTCCACCAAAGTAGGACTGCAGAACATTGCCAACCGGTACAAATTACTATCGGAGGAACACATTGAAATTAAAAAGGAAGCCAGTTTTTTTAAAGTTCGGCTGCCTTTGTTGCAACCCAGCTTTGCCTGA
- a CDS encoding pentapeptide repeat-containing protein, with product MKLLHEEELFDKIDFSGKKLAGTEFNACTFKNCNFAESLFAGALFVDCTFETCNLGLVKLDQAKLQTVAFRNSKLLGLNFSRCADFLFAVSFYHCNLDYTAYVGKKLKKTIFDTCSIKEANFAECDLSEAAFLNCDLYQTLFNRTNLTKTDFRTAYNYAIDLELNTAKKTKFSAAGLSGLLVKYDLVIE from the coding sequence ATGAAATTACTGCACGAAGAAGAACTCTTTGATAAAATTGATTTTTCGGGAAAGAAGCTGGCGGGTACGGAGTTTAATGCCTGTACGTTTAAAAACTGCAATTTTGCCGAAAGCCTTTTTGCCGGGGCTTTGTTTGTTGATTGTACTTTCGAGACCTGTAACCTGGGTTTAGTTAAACTAGACCAGGCGAAACTGCAAACGGTAGCCTTTCGGAACTCCAAGTTGCTGGGTTTGAACTTTAGCCGCTGCGCTGATTTTTTGTTTGCCGTTTCTTTTTACCACTGCAACCTGGATTATACGGCCTACGTGGGCAAAAAATTAAAAAAAACTATTTTCGATACGTGCAGCATTAAAGAAGCTAACTTTGCCGAATGCGATTTGAGCGAAGCGGCGTTTTTAAATTGCGACTTATACCAAACCTTGTTTAACCGTACCAATCTCACCAAAACCGACTTCCGGACGGCTTATAATTACGCGATTGATTTAGAGCTAAATACCGCAAAAAAAACCAAATTCTCCGCGGCGGGTTTAAGCGGTTTACTCGTTAAATACGACCTAGTAATTGAGTAG
- a CDS encoding short chain dehydrogenase gives MKIVVLGATGTIGKAVAQLFREKGHEVIAASRSSTPAVDIANPASIPAFFEQVGEVDAIVSAAGSAAFVALPDLTEEQIQLSLTSKLMGQINMVRHGLPKLRPKGVAVITGGFLAYAPAPKTSMIAMVNAGLEGFTKAAALDLTDGRRVVIVHPPWVAETAEQLGMDPTPWPNAAKTAEAYLAAVESSQNGVPVFVEGYAPGDI, from the coding sequence ATGAAAATAGTTGTATTGGGTGCTACCGGTACCATCGGCAAAGCCGTAGCGCAGTTATTTCGGGAAAAAGGCCATGAAGTTATTGCCGCTTCGCGGTCTTCGACGCCAGCCGTGGATATTGCTAATCCAGCCAGCATTCCGGCTTTTTTTGAACAGGTAGGTGAAGTAGATGCCATTGTTAGTGCGGCGGGCAGTGCGGCCTTTGTGGCCCTACCGGACCTGACCGAAGAACAAATTCAGTTGAGTTTAACGAGCAAACTCATGGGGCAGATTAATATGGTACGGCATGGCTTACCCAAACTGCGCCCCAAGGGGGTAGCCGTAATTACCGGTGGTTTTCTGGCGTATGCGCCTGCGCCTAAAACCAGTATGATTGCCATGGTGAATGCCGGCCTGGAAGGTTTTACCAAAGCCGCCGCTTTGGATTTAACTGATGGTCGCCGGGTGGTTATTGTGCACCCGCCTTGGGTAGCCGAAACCGCCGAGCAATTAGGAATGGACCCCACGCCCTGGCCCAATGCGGCTAAAACCGCCGAAGCTTACCTGGCAGCCGTAGAAAGTTCGCAGAATGGGGTACCGGTTTTTGTAGAAGGCTATGCTCCCGGTGATATTTGA
- a CDS encoding cation diffusion facilitator family transporter encodes MAASKVPLYSALAANLAIAVTKFIAASITGSSAMISEGIHSVVDTANEVLLLYGIHRSNRPADARRPFGYGKELYFWAFIVSILIFGIGGGISFYEGITHLQHPTIIEDPKWNYIVLGFAFLFDGVSYITAQREFTRQRAGTPFWTAVRQSKDPSTFVVLFEDAADLLGLTVAFLGVFLGHYFQNPYFDAVASILIGVILTAISGLLLRESRSLLMGEIADETLLQEVMQLAQANPAVAQVDKPLSMHMGPEEIIVVIPLTFEEDILSREITQAIKDIRQNIQSRIPTIKQLYIEPKIED; translated from the coding sequence ATGGCGGCTTCTAAAGTTCCTTTGTACAGTGCCCTGGCGGCCAATTTAGCGATTGCGGTTACTAAATTTATTGCGGCCAGCATAACGGGCAGTTCCGCCATGATTTCGGAAGGCATTCATTCGGTGGTAGATACGGCCAACGAAGTGTTGTTACTGTACGGCATTCACCGGAGTAATAGACCTGCCGATGCCCGTCGGCCGTTTGGCTACGGCAAAGAGTTATATTTTTGGGCATTTATTGTTTCAATTTTAATTTTTGGCATTGGCGGCGGCATTTCGTTTTACGAGGGCATTACGCACCTGCAACACCCCACGATCATCGAAGACCCGAAATGGAACTACATTGTGCTGGGTTTTGCCTTTTTGTTTGATGGTGTTTCGTATATTACCGCGCAACGCGAATTTACCCGGCAACGCGCCGGTACGCCCTTCTGGACCGCCGTCCGGCAAAGCAAAGATCCTTCTACGTTTGTGGTTTTATTTGAAGATGCCGCCGATTTGCTAGGTTTAACGGTAGCCTTTCTGGGTGTATTCCTGGGGCATTATTTTCAGAATCCTTATTTTGACGCGGTGGCTTCTATTTTGATTGGGGTAATTCTGACCGCTATTTCCGGTTTATTGCTCCGCGAAAGCCGCAGTTTGCTTATGGGTGAAATTGCCGATGAAACTTTGCTGCAGGAAGTAATGCAACTGGCCCAAGCCAACCCGGCTGTTGCGCAGGTAGATAAACCGCTCTCCATGCACATGGGTCCCGAAGAAATAATTGTGGTTATTCCGCTTACGTTTGAAGAAGATATTTTGAGCCGGGAAATTACGCAGGCTATCAAAGATATCCGGCAAAATATTCAAAGCCGCATTCCTACTATTAAACAACTATACATTGAACCCAAAATAGAGGATTAG
- a CDS encoding TonB-dependent receptor — MKKLFLFILLCTFAQQLLAQPITQVVRGTVTDGASKTPIPGASVLLLNPAPAVGTTTDGNGRFRLTQVPVGRVNLRLTLVGYEDLFLKDVVVNAGKEVVLDLQLIESITQLQEAVVTYRRSEDVTVTNNEMATVSARPFNPGETLKYAGSLGDPSRMAANFAGVSGANDARNDIVVRGNSPATLLWRLEGVNIPNPNHFGALGSSGGPVPMLNANLLAKSDFLTGAFPAEYGNALSSVFDLRLRQGNDEKKEHLVQVGFNGIELGAEGPYSKKSKASYLVNYRYSLFGLMANLGYKIAGTPYYQDFTFKTDVPVGAKGHVSFWTIGGRSNITFLGKDVSTDGDGYGDENNNIKVNFFTGMAALAYEHRFTNNTYGRLTFSGSRSYQQYNADTVLYNAGDGKEIIAEIPSEQSEFENEKLSVNASVNHKFSARDKIAGGVILDLSRFNLSNSQLYPVAQAFRNSEGKTTLAQAYVQWKHRFTEQLTLNTGLNGMHYELNNQTVLEPRLGLNYELNNRSSVSVAYGLHSNVQPILLSFYQTQNPDGTYDLSNKNLKFTRSHHFVGSYQRSLAPNLQLKTEIYYQAIFDAPVEKQPSYYSVLTEGADFAPIDKGNLVNNGTGRNYGLEVTLEKLFAHNYYFLITNSLFNSKYKGSDGQERNTPFNGKYVVNALAGKEIALGNRNNTLSLNWKITSAGGRYVRPIDLAASAEQRTTVYQDNRAYSENLSSYFRMDFKFGYKINRSRLTHEIALDLQNITNKENVYQRAYNPRTQRIGTAYQQGFLPIPFYRLTF; from the coding sequence ATGAAAAAGCTTTTCTTATTTATACTTTTGTGCACTTTCGCGCAACAATTGCTGGCCCAGCCCATTACCCAGGTGGTGCGCGGTACCGTTACGGACGGGGCTTCTAAAACTCCCATTCCGGGAGCAAGTGTGTTGTTGTTAAATCCGGCGCCCGCCGTGGGTACCACTACCGATGGAAACGGCCGCTTCCGGTTAACCCAGGTGCCCGTCGGGCGGGTAAACCTGCGTCTTACTTTGGTGGGGTACGAAGACTTGTTTTTAAAAGATGTAGTGGTGAACGCGGGGAAAGAAGTAGTGCTGGATCTGCAATTAATTGAAAGTATTACGCAACTGCAGGAAGCCGTAGTCACGTACCGCCGGTCCGAAGATGTTACCGTAACCAATAACGAAATGGCTACCGTGAGCGCCCGGCCTTTTAACCCCGGCGAAACCTTAAAATACGCGGGCAGCCTGGGCGATCCTTCGCGCATGGCCGCTAATTTTGCCGGCGTAAGCGGCGCCAACGATGCCCGCAACGATATTGTGGTGCGCGGCAACTCGCCGGCTACCTTGCTGTGGCGCCTGGAAGGGGTGAATATTCCGAACCCGAATCATTTTGGGGCGCTGGGCAGCTCCGGTGGACCAGTGCCGATGCTCAACGCCAACTTATTAGCTAAATCGGATTTTTTAACCGGGGCTTTCCCGGCCGAGTACGGCAATGCCTTAAGTTCGGTGTTTGATTTACGCTTACGCCAAGGCAACGACGAGAAAAAAGAACACTTGGTGCAGGTTGGTTTTAACGGCATTGAATTGGGGGCCGAAGGTCCGTACAGCAAAAAATCAAAAGCCTCGTACCTGGTAAATTACCGCTATTCGTTGTTCGGGTTAATGGCCAACCTGGGTTACAAAATTGCCGGCACGCCTTACTATCAGGATTTTACTTTTAAAACCGATGTGCCGGTAGGTGCCAAGGGCCATGTATCTTTCTGGACGATTGGCGGCCGCAGCAACATTACTTTTCTGGGCAAAGACGTGAGTACCGATGGCGATGGCTACGGCGATGAAAACAACAACATAAAGGTGAATTTTTTTACCGGCATGGCGGCTCTGGCCTACGAGCACCGTTTTACCAACAATACTTACGGCCGGCTAACTTTCTCGGGTTCCCGTTCTTACCAGCAGTACAACGCCGATACCGTACTGTACAACGCCGGCGACGGCAAAGAAATAATTGCGGAAATCCCTAGTGAACAGTCGGAATTTGAGAACGAGAAGTTATCCGTAAATGCGTCGGTTAACCATAAATTTAGTGCCCGCGATAAAATAGCGGGGGGAGTTATCTTAGATTTAAGCCGCTTTAACTTAAGCAACAGCCAGCTTTACCCGGTTGCCCAGGCGTTCCGCAATTCCGAAGGGAAAACTACGCTGGCGCAAGCTTATGTGCAATGGAAACACCGGTTCACGGAACAACTTACGCTAAACACCGGCCTGAACGGGATGCATTACGAATTGAATAACCAAACGGTGCTGGAGCCGCGCTTGGGTTTAAATTACGAACTAAATAACCGCAGCTCGGTAAGTGTGGCGTACGGTTTACACAGCAATGTGCAACCCATTCTGCTTTCGTTTTACCAAACCCAAAACCCGGATGGTACTTACGACCTCAGCAACAAAAATTTAAAATTTACCCGCAGCCACCATTTTGTAGGAAGTTACCAAAGAAGTTTAGCACCTAATCTGCAACTAAAAACCGAAATCTATTACCAGGCCATTTTTGATGCGCCCGTCGAGAAACAACCTAGTTACTACTCAGTACTTACCGAAGGGGCCGACTTTGCCCCCATTGATAAAGGCAACCTGGTGAATAACGGCACCGGCCGCAACTACGGTCTGGAAGTTACCCTGGAGAAATTATTCGCCCACAACTATTATTTTTTAATTACCAACTCGCTGTTTAATTCTAAATACAAAGGCAGCGATGGCCAGGAGCGCAATACGCCATTTAACGGCAAATACGTGGTAAATGCCTTAGCCGGCAAAGAAATAGCCCTGGGCAACCGGAATAATACGCTCAGCTTAAACTGGAAAATTACCTCCGCCGGCGGCCGGTACGTGCGCCCCATTGACTTAGCCGCATCGGCGGAGCAACGCACCACGGTTTACCAAGATAACCGCGCCTACAGCGAAAACCTGAGCAGTTATTTCCGGATGGACTTTAAGTTTGGCTACAAAATTAACCGGAGCCGCCTGACCCACGAAATTGCCCTGGATTTGCAAAATATTACCAACAAAGAAAACGTGTACCAGCGTGCCTATAATCCCCGGACCCAACGAATTGGTACGGCTTACCAGCAAGGCTTTTTACCCATACCTTTTTACCGCCTTACTTTTTAA
- a CDS encoding REP-associated tyrosine transposase: MSEKYKIRDADKIYFITFAVVHWVDVFTRREYNDLLIESLQYCQQKKGLEVYAWVIMSNHLHLALGTTGQEPLNNIIRDFKKYTSVALIRAIQANEQESRKEWMLAIFQKAAESSSKHQKYQFWQNQYHPVALLDNSKQQRCLDYIHQNPVKAGMVAEAEHYVYSSALDYASGKGLLPIKFME; encoded by the coding sequence ATGAGTGAAAAGTACAAAATACGGGATGCCGATAAAATCTACTTTATCACTTTTGCCGTGGTGCATTGGGTGGATGTATTTACCCGTCGCGAATACAATGACTTACTAATAGAAAGTTTACAATATTGCCAGCAAAAGAAAGGACTGGAAGTATACGCTTGGGTTATTATGTCGAACCACTTGCATTTGGCTTTAGGAACCACCGGGCAAGAACCGTTAAACAATATTATCCGGGATTTTAAAAAATATACTTCCGTTGCCTTAATTCGAGCCATTCAGGCGAACGAGCAGGAAAGCCGAAAAGAATGGATGCTGGCTATTTTTCAAAAAGCGGCGGAAAGTAGCAGCAAACACCAGAAATACCAATTCTGGCAAAACCAATATCACCCGGTTGCGCTTCTGGATAACAGCAAACAGCAACGCTGTCTGGATTATATACATCAGAATCCCGTAAAAGCTGGGATGGTAGCCGAAGCCGAACATTATGTATACAGCAGCGCTTTGGATTATGCTAGTGGGAAAGGTTTATTACCAATAAAGTTTATGGAATAG
- a CDS encoding S9 family peptidase produces MHPAWAQNSGTVTWLKAGNAFVQQEEGNIVRFTLPGREKQVMLAQEKLIPVGQTTPLAFRSFAFSPDEQKILLFTNTRKVWREHTRGDYWVYNLKNQTLAQIGKNQLTASLMFAQFSPDGNQVAYVSQHNIYVEDLSTQTTKPLTTDGTRKLINGTFDWAYEEEFFCRNGFRWSPDGKKIAYWQIDANQVKDYYMINLTDSVYSQIQPVEYPVAGQAPSPYKIGIVEIATAKTTWLQIPGDPRQHYVPRLEWTANPNEVILQQLNRKQNESRLFIGQAGTGKVTPIYQEKDAAWIDILPAWDQKYTNGGWDWLKNGQEFLWASEKDGWRHLYRISRDGKKETLVTRGNYDVMEIVKVAEPEGMIYFMASPENATQAYLYRTPLNGKGPAQRLSPATQPGTHSYILASNTKFARHQFSNYYTPSSTEWISLPNHQPLDKTSAVADAVSKADKAKSNLEFFKIRTSESVEMDAWMLKPANLDKTKKYPVVFFVYTEPWGQIVKDEYGIGSNTLYRGNMAQDGYVYVAIDNRGTPVPKGREWRKSVYRHIGLINIKDQALAAKEILKMPFIDTARVAVWGWSGGGSATLNLLFQYPQIYKTGIAVAAVGNQLTYDNIYQERYMGLPQENKEDFVKGSPITYAKNLRGNLLYIHGTGDDNVHYNNAEQLINELIKYNKQFQVMPYPNRTHSISEGAGTKEHLSTLYTNYLKQHCPPGGR; encoded by the coding sequence ATGCATCCGGCTTGGGCCCAAAACAGCGGAACTGTAACCTGGCTGAAAGCTGGTAATGCCTTTGTGCAACAGGAAGAGGGCAATATTGTTCGATTCACCTTGCCGGGGCGCGAAAAACAAGTAATGCTGGCGCAGGAAAAGTTAATTCCGGTTGGACAAACAACTCCTTTGGCGTTTCGCAGCTTTGCATTTTCTCCGGATGAGCAAAAAATTTTACTGTTTACCAATACCCGCAAAGTGTGGCGGGAGCATACCCGGGGCGATTACTGGGTGTACAATTTAAAAAACCAAACTTTAGCCCAAATCGGAAAGAACCAGCTAACCGCCAGTTTAATGTTTGCGCAATTCTCGCCGGATGGCAACCAGGTGGCCTACGTGAGCCAGCATAATATTTACGTAGAAGACTTAAGCACCCAAACTACCAAGCCCCTCACCACCGATGGCACCCGCAAGTTAATTAACGGCACTTTTGATTGGGCTTACGAAGAAGAGTTTTTCTGCCGGAACGGTTTCCGGTGGAGCCCCGATGGCAAAAAAATTGCTTACTGGCAGATTGATGCCAACCAGGTAAAAGATTACTACATGATCAACCTGACGGATTCGGTTTACTCGCAGATACAGCCCGTGGAATACCCGGTGGCTGGCCAGGCGCCTTCGCCTTATAAAATCGGGATCGTAGAAATAGCTACGGCCAAAACCACCTGGCTGCAAATTCCCGGCGACCCGCGCCAGCACTACGTGCCGCGCCTCGAGTGGACGGCTAACCCGAACGAGGTTATTTTGCAGCAGCTCAACCGCAAACAAAACGAAAGCCGGTTATTTATTGGTCAGGCCGGTACCGGTAAGGTTACCCCGATTTACCAGGAAAAAGATGCTGCCTGGATTGATATTTTGCCCGCCTGGGATCAGAAATACACCAATGGCGGTTGGGATTGGTTGAAAAATGGCCAGGAGTTTTTGTGGGCTAGCGAGAAAGACGGTTGGCGTCACTTATACCGGATCAGTCGGGACGGCAAAAAAGAAACGCTGGTAACCCGCGGCAATTACGACGTGATGGAAATTGTAAAAGTAGCCGAGCCCGAAGGAATGATTTATTTTATGGCCTCGCCGGAAAACGCCACGCAGGCTTACTTGTACCGTACGCCCCTGAACGGCAAAGGCCCGGCACAACGCCTTTCGCCCGCCACCCAGCCCGGCACGCACTCCTATATTTTAGCGTCCAACACCAAATTTGCCCGGCACCAGTTTTCGAACTATTACACGCCCAGTAGTACCGAATGGATAAGCCTACCCAACCACCAGCCTTTAGATAAAACCAGCGCCGTAGCGGATGCCGTGAGCAAAGCTGATAAAGCCAAATCCAACCTGGAATTTTTTAAAATTAGAACCAGCGAAAGCGTAGAAATGGATGCCTGGATGCTAAAACCCGCTAACCTGGATAAAACCAAAAAATACCCGGTCGTATTTTTCGTGTACACCGAGCCTTGGGGTCAGATTGTAAAAGACGAGTACGGCATTGGCAGTAACACTTTGTACCGGGGCAACATGGCCCAGGACGGCTACGTATACGTTGCCATCGATAACCGGGGCACGCCTGTGCCCAAAGGCCGGGAATGGCGCAAAAGCGTTTACCGCCACATAGGTTTAATAAATATTAAGGATCAGGCTCTCGCGGCCAAAGAAATTTTAAAAATGCCCTTTATTGATACCGCGCGGGTAGCGGTTTGGGGTTGGAGCGGGGGCGGTTCGGCTACTTTAAACTTGTTATTTCAGTACCCGCAGATTTACAAAACTGGCATTGCCGTAGCGGCGGTGGGCAACCAACTAACGTACGACAACATTTACCAGGAACGCTACATGGGCTTGCCCCAGGAAAACAAAGAAGATTTTGTTAAAGGTTCGCCCATCACTTACGCCAAAAACTTACGGGGCAATTTGCTCTACATCCACGGTACCGGCGACGATAACGTGCATTACAACAACGCCGAGCAGTTGATTAACGAGCTGATTAAATATAACAAGCAGTTCCAGGTAATGCCCTATCCCAACCGCACGCACAGCATTTCGGAAGGTGCGGGGACAAAGGAGCATTTATCTACTTTATATACCAATTATTTAAAACAGCATTGTCCGCCCGGGGGCCGGTAA
- a CDS encoding leucine-rich repeat domain-containing protein, with protein MKTIIAYVLPLLISCSKPTVNHSEIKLDLRGKHLTAIPNEVLENTNIVYLDLGSCEISFYPPLSTADHSKANSLTKLPERIGKLTKLKTLILNTNKLTTLPNSITKLKQLEVLDLSINTELDIVKELDKLKRLPNLKVLKIVDVKLSRDDFEVVKKSLSPEIKIIVTIQEYADSIN; from the coding sequence ATGAAAACTATAATTGCTTATGTTCTCCCATTGCTTATTTCCTGCTCTAAACCTACTGTGAATCACTCTGAGATAAAATTAGATTTAAGAGGAAAACACTTGACGGCCATCCCTAATGAGGTATTAGAGAACACTAATATTGTTTATTTAGACTTAGGTAGTTGCGAAATATCCTTTTACCCCCCGTTATCGACTGCAGACCATAGTAAAGCTAACAGTTTAACTAAATTGCCTGAAAGGATTGGTAAGCTTACCAAATTAAAAACATTAATTCTGAATACAAATAAGTTAACAACATTACCTAATTCTATTACAAAGCTAAAACAGCTTGAAGTATTGGACTTATCAATTAATACTGAGTTGGATATTGTAAAAGAGTTAGATAAACTTAAAAGGTTGCCTAATCTTAAAGTTCTAAAAATTGTGGATGTTAAGCTTAGTAGGGACGATTTTGAAGTAGTAAAAAAGTCTTTATCTCCTGAAATAAAAATAATAGTGACTATTCAGGAATATGCAGATAGTATAAACTAA
- a CDS encoding LytR/AlgR family response regulator transcription factor → MTTTIIIEDEYPAAERLEKLLLKLNSPVQILAVIQSVSGALAWLAENPAPDLIFSDIQLSDGLSFQIFEEFPVKSPIIFTTSYDEYAIKAFKVKSIDYLLKPIKFQELQTAVHKFKEMQLLSVNDYSLKIDSLLDSLQTTGKRYKNRFLVKHHEQLVPIQKEEIAYFFTSNGLVCLVRRDAKHFLIDYHLEELEKLLEPSYFFRLNRQVIATLPAIQHIHTYFNGKLKLDLQPKLTQEVVVSREKVQAFKEWMEG, encoded by the coding sequence ATGACCACCACTATTATTATCGAGGATGAGTACCCGGCGGCCGAAAGATTGGAGAAATTACTGTTAAAATTAAACAGTCCGGTGCAGATTTTGGCCGTAATCCAAAGTGTGTCGGGCGCGTTAGCTTGGCTGGCCGAAAACCCGGCGCCCGATTTGATTTTTTCGGATATTCAGTTATCCGACGGTTTAAGTTTTCAGATCTTCGAAGAATTTCCGGTAAAAAGCCCCATTATTTTTACCACTTCCTACGACGAATACGCTATTAAAGCTTTTAAAGTAAAAAGCATCGACTACTTACTCAAGCCCATCAAGTTTCAGGAACTACAAACGGCGGTGCACAAATTTAAAGAAATGCAACTACTGTCGGTAAACGATTACTCGCTTAAAATTGACTCCTTACTGGATAGCTTACAAACTACCGGTAAACGCTACAAAAACCGTTTTTTAGTAAAGCACCACGAGCAATTAGTACCCATCCAGAAAGAAGAAATTGCGTATTTTTTTACTTCTAACGGCTTGGTGTGCCTGGTGCGGCGCGACGCCAAGCATTTTTTAATTGATTACCATCTGGAAGAACTCGAAAAGCTATTGGAGCCCAGTTACTTTTTCCGGTTAAACCGCCAGGTAATTGCTACTCTGCCCGCCATTCAGCACATTCATACGTACTTTAACGGCAAACTCAAACTAGACTTACAACCAAAACTGACCCAGGAAGTAGTGGTAAGCCGCGAAAAAGTGCAGGCGTTTAAAGAATGGATGGAAGGGTGA
- a CDS encoding group III truncated hemoglobin, with the protein MMEKPLADITSEADIKHLVDSFYNKVNQDVLLAPIFNDHARVNWEKHLPIMYQFWSSMLLGTYTYAGQPFPKHAFLPVNELHFDQWLLLFNQTVIENFSGPIADEAKLRAANIARIFSNKIAIIQGHQPGIPTITH; encoded by the coding sequence ATGATGGAAAAGCCTTTAGCGGATATTACCTCGGAAGCCGATATAAAACATTTGGTCGATAGCTTTTACAATAAAGTAAACCAAGACGTTTTACTGGCTCCTATTTTTAACGACCACGCCCGGGTAAACTGGGAAAAGCATTTGCCGATCATGTACCAATTCTGGAGTTCTATGTTATTAGGCACGTATACCTACGCTGGTCAGCCTTTTCCGAAGCACGCTTTTTTGCCGGTAAATGAACTGCATTTTGACCAATGGCTCCTTTTGTTTAACCAAACTGTAATTGAAAACTTCAGCGGGCCTATAGCCGATGAGGCTAAACTGCGCGCCGCCAACATTGCCCGTATTTTCTCTAATAAAATCGCCATTATTCAGGGGCATCAACCAGGTATTCCTACCATTACACATTAG